One part of the Treponema sp. OMZ 787 genome encodes these proteins:
- a CDS encoding DUF1667 domain-containing protein, producing METKSLICTACPRGCRLSVKIEGENISVTGNKCPKGLSYGKTEAVCPMRILTSTIASSVEGFPRLPVKTSKEVPLKNFAEYMHLIRKLKADSSKKPGDIIIKNFAESGADLIAAGGSQ from the coding sequence ATGGAAACTAAAAGCCTTATCTGCACAGCCTGTCCCAGGGGCTGCCGCCTGAGCGTAAAAATCGAAGGAGAAAATATCAGCGTTACAGGCAATAAATGCCCTAAAGGTCTTTCCTACGGAAAAACCGAGGCTGTATGTCCTATGAGAATTCTTACAAGCACGATAGCCTCTTCGGTAGAAGGCTTCCCTAGGCTCCCCGTAAAAACAAGCAAAGAAGTTCCCTTAAAAAACTTTGCAGAATATATGCACCTTATCAGAAAGCTTAAAGCAGACTCTTCAAAAAAGCCCGGCGACATAATCATAAAAAACTTTGCCGAAAGCGGAGCCGATTTAATCGCAGCAGGAGGATCCCAATGA
- a CDS encoding NAD(P)/FAD-dependent oxidoreductase: MKQLAFNDYDVIVIGGGPAGMAAALAASEKSPELKIALVEREGQIGGILKQCIHDGFGLIRFKERLTGPEYAWRYKEMTEAKENIDIFLFTFLTKLKKENDLFCIEFTNPEYGIFELKARSLVAAMGCRERTDRQVNIHGERPAGIFTAGQAQALINLHGFMPMLTAGKKCVILGSGDIGLIMARRLTLEGAKVEGVYEIKPTPSGLSRNIVQCLDDYGIPLHLSTTVIEVEGRERVEAVKIAQVDKNMHPIAGTEKRIPCDTLILSVGLIPENDILSSLNVPIDGRTKGPIVDQFMHTEIAGLFSCGNALHVNDLVDYVSESGKIAGEAAADFALNMRAGEEKTCPLNISTGAEKLLPLNIRGKILYVVPQKIDTEAEGSIIFYFRASEEMQNVTVSLKVCFEDSPEAETKTGSKTVFERKYEELKPPEMERFILPCEKLRGAEKLEIVLSETSPDSIKTSLENKGVNNGN; encoded by the coding sequence ATGAAACAACTTGCATTTAACGACTATGATGTCATCGTTATAGGCGGAGGCCCTGCCGGAATGGCGGCGGCCTTGGCTGCCTCAGAAAAAAGTCCTGAGCTGAAAATTGCCCTTGTAGAAAGAGAGGGACAGATAGGCGGCATCTTAAAGCAGTGCATTCATGACGGCTTCGGTCTAATCCGTTTTAAGGAAAGGCTTACCGGCCCTGAATACGCATGGCGTTATAAGGAAATGACAGAGGCAAAAGAAAATATCGATATTTTTCTTTTTACCTTTTTAACCAAACTAAAAAAAGAAAATGATTTATTCTGCATTGAATTTACAAATCCCGAATACGGAATTTTTGAGCTTAAAGCAAGGAGCCTTGTTGCAGCTATGGGCTGCCGTGAAAGGACGGACAGGCAGGTAAACATTCACGGGGAAAGACCCGCAGGTATTTTTACTGCAGGACAAGCCCAAGCCCTCATAAACCTTCACGGGTTTATGCCGATGCTTACGGCGGGAAAAAAATGCGTAATCTTGGGTTCGGGAGACATAGGTCTTATAATGGCCCGCCGACTCACCCTTGAAGGCGCAAAGGTAGAGGGGGTCTACGAAATCAAACCCACCCCCTCAGGCCTCAGCCGAAACATCGTGCAGTGTCTTGACGACTACGGCATACCCCTTCATCTATCAACAACAGTTATTGAGGTCGAAGGCAGGGAAAGGGTCGAGGCAGTAAAGATTGCCCAAGTGGATAAAAATATGCATCCGATTGCAGGCACCGAAAAAAGAATTCCCTGTGACACCCTAATCTTAAGCGTAGGCCTCATCCCCGAAAACGATATACTGTCAAGCCTCAATGTTCCTATAGACGGAAGAACAAAGGGGCCCATCGTCGATCAATTTATGCACACGGAAATTGCAGGTCTCTTTTCTTGCGGAAACGCCCTGCATGTAAACGACCTTGTCGATTACGTTTCCGAATCGGGAAAAATTGCGGGAGAAGCCGCTGCCGATTTTGCTTTAAACATGAGGGCCGGGGAAGAAAAAACTTGCCCTTTAAATATTAGCACCGGGGCGGAAAAACTTTTGCCCTTAAATATCAGAGGAAAAATCCTCTATGTTGTTCCGCAAAAAATCGACACAGAGGCAGAGGGCTCTATCATCTTTTATTTTAGAGCCTCAGAAGAAATGCAAAATGTTACGGTGAGTCTTAAAGTCTGCTTTGAGGACAGCCCTGAGGCGGAAACTAAGACCGGCAGCAAAACCGTCTTTGAGCGTAAATACGAAGAGCTTAAACCTCCCGAAATGGAGCGCTTTATTTTGCCTTGCGAAAAACTAAGAGGGGCCGAAAAGCTTGAAATAGTTTTAAGCGAAACTTCACCGGATAGCATCAAAACCTCATTGGAAAATAAGGGGGTCAATAATGGAAACTAA
- a CDS encoding NAD(P)/FAD-dependent oxidoreductase produces MDSKNFDKKLLTLQKKLKRLRLGEKIKISLDVKSVVLEGDVSSMEERIAAGYAAARCGFKGVVNDLTINGKGEKPMHLPKIKDSLLEDRNFDAVIIGGGVIGCAIARELSRYDLKIALFEKESDVAMQASGHNDGMIHPGFADSPKKIKGKLNIRGNRMYTKVSEELGFEINRCGSFFLFYHPVFKLLVPLMKRRCRLNGVDGDYGYRSRKLVKKIDPFMTDKNYGGFWLPSSGVASPMKVTVCYAENACENGAEFFFNTALIGVKKEGTAVTELITNRGTCRTKLLINAAGVWADKVAGLAGDRFFSIHARKGTDAILDKRLKGLQKTGSAMPSLLRLRKGHSKGGGIMPCVEGNLLIGPNAVEVMDREDFSTRPEAFEEIKKHLKLNSKVSPSDIITYYSGTRACTWEEDFIVEASERVDNLVHAAGIQSPGFASAPAVAEDIVKISVSILKKKMDVRLKENFSPIRKAMKPVSEMETEERKALIEKNPQYGKIICRCEEVSEGEIRDAVNNPLNVFTLDAIKRRVRAGAGRCHGGFCTPHILKIIAEEKGIPVEKITKKGEGSALVQPIENFEAFSGGEK; encoded by the coding sequence ATGGACAGCAAAAATTTTGATAAGAAACTTTTAACATTACAAAAAAAATTAAAGAGGCTTAGGCTAGGCGAAAAGATTAAAATTTCCCTTGATGTAAAATCCGTTGTTTTAGAAGGAGATGTTTCCTCGATGGAAGAAAGGATTGCGGCAGGCTATGCTGCTGCCCGCTGCGGTTTTAAGGGAGTCGTAAACGATCTAACTATAAACGGCAAGGGGGAAAAACCCATGCACCTGCCGAAAATAAAAGATTCTCTTTTAGAGGACAGGAACTTTGATGCCGTAATCATAGGCGGAGGAGTAATAGGCTGTGCCATCGCAAGAGAATTATCACGCTATGATTTAAAAATCGCCCTCTTTGAAAAAGAAAGCGATGTTGCAATGCAGGCTTCGGGGCACAATGACGGAATGATTCATCCGGGCTTTGCGGATAGTCCTAAAAAGATAAAGGGCAAGCTGAACATACGCGGCAACAGAATGTACACAAAGGTTTCAGAAGAGCTGGGCTTTGAAATAAACCGCTGCGGCAGTTTTTTTCTTTTTTATCATCCGGTTTTTAAATTGCTCGTTCCGCTTATGAAAAGAAGATGCCGCCTAAACGGAGTTGACGGAGATTACGGCTACCGCTCCCGCAAGCTAGTAAAAAAAATAGATCCCTTTATGACCGATAAAAACTACGGCGGTTTTTGGCTTCCATCATCCGGAGTTGCTTCTCCGATGAAGGTTACCGTTTGTTATGCCGAAAACGCTTGCGAAAACGGAGCGGAATTCTTTTTTAACACAGCCCTAATCGGTGTCAAAAAAGAAGGCACTGCCGTAACAGAACTTATAACCAACCGCGGAACCTGCCGTACAAAACTTTTAATAAACGCTGCCGGAGTTTGGGCAGACAAGGTTGCAGGTCTTGCAGGCGACAGATTTTTTTCGATCCATGCACGCAAGGGAACGGATGCCATTCTCGATAAGAGGCTAAAGGGCTTACAAAAAACAGGCTCCGCCATGCCGAGCCTTTTAAGACTTCGGAAAGGTCATTCAAAAGGAGGAGGCATAATGCCCTGCGTTGAAGGCAACCTCCTCATAGGTCCGAATGCTGTAGAGGTTATGGATAGGGAGGATTTTTCTACAAGGCCCGAAGCCTTTGAAGAAATAAAAAAACACTTAAAGCTAAACTCAAAGGTTTCACCTTCCGACATAATAACCTATTACAGCGGAACAAGGGCCTGCACATGGGAAGAAGATTTTATCGTTGAAGCTTCCGAGAGGGTTGACAACTTGGTACACGCTGCAGGAATCCAGTCCCCCGGCTTTGCTTCCGCTCCGGCCGTTGCAGAGGACATCGTAAAGATTTCCGTTTCAATTTTAAAGAAAAAAATGGACGTAAGATTAAAAGAGAATTTTTCGCCGATCAGAAAAGCTATGAAGCCTGTTTCCGAAATGGAAACTGAGGAAAGAAAAGCTTTAATCGAAAAAAATCCTCAATACGGAAAAATCATCTGCCGCTGTGAAGAGGTCAGCGAGGGCGAAATACGGGATGCGGTAAACAATCCTCTAAATGTATTCACCCTTGATGCAATTAAAAGAAGGGTAAGAGCCGGAGCCGGCAGATGTCACGGAGGCTTTTGTACTCCCCATATCTTAAAAATTATTGCAGAAGAAAAAGGCATCCCCGTTGAAAAGATCACAAAGAAGGGAGAGGGTTCCGCGCTTGTTCAGCCGATAGAAAACTTTGAAGCCTTTAGCGGAGGCGAAAAATGA
- a CDS encoding FadR/GntR family transcriptional regulator, with the protein MKTEEQGLKKEKIASVIQDEILTGIFSAGEYLPPERELAERFGVSRPVVHEALLSLQTKGLITIRPRHGCTVNDFTSFISIGLLTELYRNKQISEPEKIEEGLVEFRQLILTHIIKKLIKRISNLSVKERYHFFLPLNNKIHFSSPENIETSAIEDFEFYLTLIDLSDSPIFLLNFETSKEIYKHQFKQFLCEKLSYADKIPEYKKLFLNALNSANEEAAIKMMIQLTKPETYREGAYLS; encoded by the coding sequence ATGAAAACGGAGGAACAAGGTTTAAAAAAAGAAAAAATCGCATCGGTTATTCAGGACGAAATTTTAACCGGAATATTTTCAGCCGGAGAATATCTCCCTCCTGAAAGAGAATTGGCAGAACGCTTTGGTGTTTCAAGACCGGTAGTACATGAAGCCCTGCTCAGCTTGCAAACCAAGGGGCTTATCACAATTAGACCGCGGCACGGCTGTACAGTAAACGATTTTACCTCATTTATATCTATCGGACTTTTAACCGAACTCTATCGCAATAAGCAAATATCCGAGCCTGAAAAAATTGAAGAAGGACTTGTAGAATTCAGACAGCTTATTTTAACTCATATAATAAAAAAACTTATAAAAAGAATTTCAAATTTATCGGTAAAAGAACGCTATCATTTTTTTCTACCTTTAAATAATAAGATACATTTTTCAAGTCCGGAAAACATTGAAACCTCAGCAATTGAAGATTTTGAATTTTACCTTACACTAATAGATTTATCCGATAGTCCTATTTTTCTACTTAATTTTGAAACATCAAAAGAAATTTATAAACACCAATTTAAACAATTCTTATGTGAAAAGCTTTCTTATGCGGATAAAATTCCGGAATACAAAAAACTTTTTCTTAACGCCTTAAATTCTGCAAATGAAGAGGCCGCGATAAAAATGATGATACAATTAACAAAACCTGAAACATATAGAGAAGGAGCTTATCTTAGCTAG
- a CDS encoding CC/Se motif family (seleno)protein, translating to MTINIDSKVLDYLKKIDSKAITIDLIGCASUGVGEPQPVVSPVEPKKDKEDFKLIKSGDIDVYVKNKINASNDTLFVKYKKVLFSEKLIVEGIVF from the coding sequence ATGACAATAAATATTGATTCCAAGGTATTGGACTATTTAAAGAAAATCGATTCTAAGGCAATAACTATTGACCTAATAGGTTGTGCTTCCTGAGGCGTTGGGGAACCCCAGCCGGTCGTGTCACCGGTAGAACCTAAAAAAGATAAAGAAGACTTCAAATTGATAAAATCGGGGGATATTGATGTTTATGTGAAAAATAAAATCAATGCATCCAACGATACTCTTTTTGTAAAATACAAGAAAGTATTGTTCTCCGAAAAATTGATTGTCGAAGGTATCGTTTTTTAG
- a CDS encoding L-cystine transporter codes for MNTVWIVGIVAAAFLLMYGIRYMKKLNMSFNVRVVTALAVGIIFGAILQLTIKDTALIKKAMSWITLVGSGYVRLLRMIVYPLIIVSITKSIATQKQNIGKAAGRILAVLMITVAISALVGALTTSAFGLSAENLTAGESEIARGKAMEGRLHDFEAKPIQQQILEIIPINPFYAFSGQGTNATLATVFFSAMLGFAALFLKRSNPESADVFIKWLNSCSDVVMRLVRMVLRITPYGVLALMINITSTSNFSEILRLIGFIGASYIAIIIMFIVHGLYLLTAGLNPITFFKKSFSNLMFAFTSRSSAGTLPLTISNQVNNLGVPEGIANLAGSLGTSIGQNGCAGIYPAMLAVMIAPTLGINPLAPVFLVKLILITALGSFGIVGVGGGATFAAIIVLSSMGLPITLAGLLVAIEPLIDMGRTALNVSDSLLSGVIAAKRTGELDDTIYNRKEIIVE; via the coding sequence ATGAACACAGTCTGGATAGTCGGCATTGTTGCCGCAGCATTTTTGCTCATGTATGGAATTAGATATATGAAGAAACTTAATATGAGCTTTAATGTCCGTGTTGTTACTGCCCTCGCAGTTGGTATCATCTTTGGTGCAATATTGCAGCTTACTATTAAAGATACAGCTTTGATAAAAAAAGCTATGAGCTGGATTACTTTAGTAGGAAGCGGTTATGTAAGATTGCTTAGGATGATTGTTTACCCGTTAATTATTGTCAGTATTACAAAATCCATTGCTACACAAAAACAAAATATCGGAAAAGCAGCAGGAAGAATTTTAGCTGTTCTTATGATAACTGTTGCAATATCTGCACTAGTTGGGGCCCTTACAACTTCTGCATTCGGCTTGTCAGCAGAAAATCTTACAGCCGGTGAAAGCGAAATTGCAAGAGGAAAGGCCATGGAAGGCAGGCTTCATGACTTTGAGGCAAAGCCTATTCAGCAGCAAATCCTTGAAATTATCCCTATCAATCCCTTTTACGCATTTTCAGGTCAAGGAACAAACGCAACATTGGCTACAGTTTTCTTTTCGGCAATGCTTGGTTTTGCAGCATTATTCTTAAAGAGAAGTAATCCCGAAAGTGCAGATGTATTTATCAAATGGCTTAACTCGTGTTCCGATGTAGTAATGAGGCTTGTACGCATGGTCCTCCGTATTACACCTTACGGCGTTTTAGCCCTTATGATCAATATAACCTCAACTTCAAATTTCTCTGAAATTTTAAGACTTATCGGATTTATCGGAGCAAGCTACATTGCTATCATAATCATGTTTATCGTACATGGATTATACTTGCTTACAGCAGGATTAAACCCCATAACATTCTTTAAGAAAAGTTTTTCAAACCTTATGTTTGCATTTACTTCAAGATCTTCGGCAGGAACCCTTCCTCTGACTATTTCAAACCAAGTAAACAACTTAGGTGTTCCCGAGGGAATCGCTAACCTCGCAGGAAGTTTGGGTACAAGTATCGGACAAAACGGATGTGCCGGAATTTATCCCGCAATGTTGGCAGTTATGATTGCACCCACATTGGGAATAAATCCATTGGCACCAGTCTTCCTTGTAAAGCTTATCCTAATTACAGCCTTAGGCAGCTTCGGAATCGTTGGTGTAGGAGGCGGTGCAACATTTGCTGCAATCATAGTCCTGTCCTCAATGGGACTTCCGATAACACTTGCAGGTCTTCTTGTTGCTATTGAGCCCCTCATCGATATGGGCCGAACAGCCTTAAATGTAAGCGACTCTCTTCTTTCCGGTGTAATTGCCGCAAAAAGAACAGGAGAGCTGGATGATACAATTTACAATAGAAAAGAAATCATCGTTGAATAA
- a CDS encoding bifunctional aspartate carbamoyltransferase catalytic subunit/aspartate carbamoyltransferase regulatory subunit yields MENKFMGRSLTVIDDLSIDERKYLFDKTKRLKKAIQEDDQKVMDEFRINDKDFGIYEVFLEPSTRTKESFRNAAKFHQVKLSDLAVESSSFNKGESYADTFNTLAGYQNSIFIVRSKVEGVCRWLEDEAQAFYQRNNLKRKPAFINAGDGKHEHPTQELLDEFTFIEDNNWSFDSIHIALVGDLYHGRTVHSKADGLKIFKSVKVDLIAPPELAMPDYYKVRMQENGFTVREFSSIEEYLEQSETALIWYFTRPQLERMGEQVLKKQDELRRSITFRKEFIEKLPENTRFYHPLPRHRVHPTIPTFLDTTPLNGWERQSINGMYVRMVLLSMIAGKIGSDYNGPEVKKSSAFEDEDYIVEVPVGSSNESKVETFSEGVRPIQNGIVIDHICRGDKPSVIRHHMSKIINVMGLEEGRGGEWVSTSTKDKGIFKGIIFRPGEYNFSRADLKRLSAVASSCTLNLIKDGKIQAKYRTHLPPRIYNFEDLICKNEACVSHPAQSEGVPAIFYRTIDNRYACQYCGTIHTFKEIWGEKKN; encoded by the coding sequence ATGGAAAACAAATTTATGGGGCGTTCATTGACGGTTATCGATGATCTATCAATCGATGAAAGAAAGTACCTTTTTGACAAAACAAAGCGTCTAAAAAAAGCCATTCAAGAAGATGATCAAAAGGTCATGGATGAATTTAGGATTAACGACAAAGACTTCGGTATTTATGAAGTTTTTTTGGAGCCAAGCACCCGTACAAAGGAATCATTTAGAAATGCAGCTAAATTTCATCAAGTAAAATTAAGCGATCTTGCAGTAGAATCATCCTCCTTTAACAAGGGAGAAAGCTATGCCGACACATTTAATACCCTTGCCGGTTATCAAAACAGCATCTTCATTGTCCGCAGTAAGGTAGAGGGTGTCTGCCGCTGGCTTGAAGATGAGGCTCAGGCCTTTTATCAAAGAAACAACTTAAAAAGAAAGCCTGCCTTTATAAATGCCGGTGACGGAAAACACGAACATCCTACCCAGGAGCTACTTGATGAATTTACATTTATCGAAGACAACAACTGGTCATTCGATAGTATTCACATAGCCTTGGTCGGCGACCTATACCACGGCCGTACAGTCCATTCAAAGGCCGACGGACTCAAAATTTTTAAGTCGGTAAAGGTTGACCTTATAGCTCCTCCTGAGCTTGCTATGCCCGATTACTACAAGGTAAGAATGCAGGAAAATGGTTTTACCGTAAGAGAATTCTCCTCCATAGAGGAGTACCTTGAACAATCCGAGACAGCTCTCATCTGGTATTTTACTCGTCCCCAACTTGAAAGAATGGGTGAACAGGTGTTAAAAAAACAAGACGAGCTGCGCCGCTCCATCACTTTCCGAAAGGAGTTTATCGAAAAACTTCCTGAAAATACCCGCTTTTATCATCCTCTGCCAAGGCACCGCGTTCATCCGACTATTCCTACATTCTTAGATACAACTCCGCTTAACGGCTGGGAAAGGCAATCTATAAACGGAATGTATGTCAGGATGGTTCTATTGTCAATGATAGCAGGTAAAATAGGCAGCGACTATAATGGGCCTGAAGTTAAAAAATCATCAGCTTTTGAAGATGAAGATTATATTGTTGAAGTACCTGTCGGAAGCTCAAACGAAAGTAAGGTAGAAACCTTTTCTGAAGGAGTACGGCCTATCCAAAACGGAATAGTTATTGACCATATTTGCCGCGGAGATAAGCCGTCCGTAATAAGGCACCATATGTCCAAGATAATAAATGTTATGGGGCTTGAAGAGGGCCGAGGCGGAGAGTGGGTATCCACATCTACAAAGGATAAGGGCATCTTTAAAGGTATTATTTTCAGGCCGGGTGAGTACAATTTTTCAAGGGCAGACTTGAAGAGGCTGTCAGCTGTTGCTTCAAGTTGTACCCTTAATCTCATAAAAGACGGAAAGATTCAAGCAAAATACCGCACACATTTGCCGCCCCGAATTTACAACTTTGAAGATCTTATTTGTAAAAACGAGGCCTGTGTTTCACATCCTGCACAATCCGAAGGCGTTCCGGCTATTTTCTACCGCACTATCGACAATAGATATGCTTGCCAATACTGCGGAACAATCCATACCTTTAAAGAAATATGGGGCGAAAAAAAGAACTAA
- a CDS encoding EAL domain-containing protein, translated as MRLKQKILLSNAIVFSALIIISVFLNFFYAANIFSTNLNKKNKLKAKLIAQEIDEWLVEKMTVIEQTIETLVYMDITDQESCTGFLVNLNRLNPETDYAVFFETGVFANGQGWKPDSSYDPRKRPWYIEAKSTRNTIITNPYHSISSRPDSIAFSVLKQFTTKKGIDGVFLGEIRIDELLSLIEKFKTNDGGYSFLIGKDYKILSHPNEKYQMNIESFTELYDIEGGNDFIEYIAKLKFNGEHNKFLPAVKDYDGNERFFYFAKSDTADWIVGFTIPASDLYSPINGLKFRAILFASIFIIFVSILSLLIAKRLASPIETITNRLEKAAKNNELIKFDFLDAQSHELERIAMSFNSVVKNAKSHLQGEANFSLNSLTMTQKIDRITLEMTEDEEVYILYLDIDKFKTINQLWGYYAGNALIQHIYSMILNHIKSANMPEDSLMHVIGDEFAIFYFGSEENVRNFTQNLIDKINREYFIWNEKKLTISISVGVVNIPKIPQNSQEIVSNAYDACATAYRNGGGRYELLSSSGITNFSRGNISFWLNTIQKALKEDNFVLYAQAIMPLKDTFHHHKYEILIRLKTHDDHIIMPDVFIPIAERYNLVYEIDKWVIRNTFAFFADALSKGQLDNNVIFSINISADSFFSNDLVEFIAESRRALNVPAHNFCFEITESCAVRNLEATSQFVTELRKQGFSFSLDDFGKGFSSFPYLKTLPIDYVKIDGSFIKSIDKDYIDFSMVKTMRDMCYHLGLYTIGEYAENEQIVSILKDIGIDYGQGYAFQKPIPIMEAIKPRADRNGYRT; from the coding sequence ATGAGACTAAAACAAAAAATTTTGCTCTCAAATGCAATAGTATTTAGTGCTCTCATAATTATTTCGGTATTCCTCAATTTTTTTTATGCAGCAAATATTTTTTCGACAAATCTCAACAAAAAAAACAAATTAAAGGCTAAACTTATAGCTCAAGAGATAGACGAATGGCTGGTTGAAAAAATGACAGTAATCGAGCAGACTATAGAAACACTGGTTTATATGGATATTACGGATCAGGAATCATGCACAGGATTTTTGGTAAACCTAAATAGACTAAATCCGGAAACCGATTATGCGGTATTTTTTGAAACGGGAGTTTTTGCAAATGGTCAAGGTTGGAAGCCTGATTCCTCCTATGATCCCAGAAAACGGCCTTGGTATATAGAGGCAAAGAGTACTAGAAATACCATAATCACTAATCCGTATCACAGCATAAGCTCAAGACCTGATTCAATAGCTTTTTCTGTTTTGAAACAATTTACCACAAAAAAAGGAATTGATGGGGTATTTTTAGGAGAAATAAGGATAGATGAACTCTTATCTCTTATAGAAAAATTTAAAACCAATGACGGAGGCTACTCTTTCTTGATTGGAAAAGATTACAAAATATTATCTCATCCTAATGAAAAATACCAAATGAACATAGAAAGCTTTACAGAGCTTTACGATATTGAAGGCGGAAACGATTTTATAGAATATATAGCTAAATTAAAATTCAACGGCGAACACAATAAATTTTTACCGGCCGTAAAAGATTATGACGGTAACGAAAGATTTTTCTACTTTGCAAAATCGGATACAGCCGACTGGATCGTCGGATTTACAATACCGGCATCTGATTTGTACTCTCCCATAAACGGATTGAAATTTAGAGCCATACTATTTGCATCAATATTTATCATCTTTGTAAGTATTCTATCGCTATTGATTGCAAAAAGATTGGCATCACCCATCGAAACTATTACAAACCGTCTGGAAAAGGCTGCAAAAAATAATGAGCTTATTAAATTCGACTTTTTAGATGCGCAAAGTCATGAGCTTGAAAGAATTGCAATGAGTTTTAACTCTGTAGTAAAAAATGCAAAATCGCATCTTCAAGGCGAAGCAAATTTTAGCTTGAATTCTCTTACAATGACGCAAAAGATAGATAGAATCACACTTGAAATGACTGAAGATGAGGAAGTTTACATTCTATATTTGGATATAGATAAATTTAAAACAATAAATCAGCTTTGGGGATATTACGCCGGAAACGCCTTGATACAGCATATATATTCTATGATTTTAAATCATATAAAATCGGCAAACATGCCTGAAGATTCCCTTATGCATGTAATAGGTGACGAATTTGCAATATTTTATTTCGGAAGCGAAGAGAATGTTCGTAATTTTACGCAGAACCTTATCGACAAAATAAACCGTGAATACTTTATTTGGAACGAAAAAAAGCTGACAATTTCAATTAGTGTGGGTGTCGTAAATATTCCTAAGATACCTCAAAACTCCCAAGAGATAGTATCGAATGCATACGATGCTTGTGCAACAGCTTATAGAAACGGAGGCGGCCGTTACGAACTTTTGTCCTCATCAGGCATAACGAATTTTTCTAGAGGAAATATCTCATTCTGGTTAAACACAATACAAAAAGCTCTTAAAGAAGACAACTTTGTTTTATATGCACAGGCAATTATGCCTTTAAAAGATACATTCCATCATCATAAGTATGAAATTTTAATTAGACTTAAAACTCATGATGATCATATTATTATGCCGGATGTATTTATTCCTATCGCCGAAAGATATAATCTCGTATATGAAATAGATAAATGGGTTATAAGAAATACCTTTGCCTTTTTTGCAGATGCATTAAGTAAGGGGCAATTGGACAACAATGTAATATTTTCAATAAATATTTCGGCAGACTCGTTTTTTTCAAATGATCTTGTAGAATTTATAGCTGAAAGCCGCAGGGCATTAAATGTACCCGCCCACAACTTCTGTTTTGAAATAACTGAAAGCTGTGCAGTAAGAAACTTGGAAGCTACATCTCAATTTGTTACCGAATTAAGAAAACAAGGCTTTTCTTTTTCGTTGGACGATTTTGGAAAGGGCTTTTCTTCTTTCCCGTATTTAAAGACTCTTCCGATAGATTATGTAAAGATAGACGGATCTTTTATAAAATCCATAGATAAAGATTACATAGATTTTTCAATGGTTAAGACAATGCGGGATATGTGCTACCACTTGGGACTTTATACTATCGGGGAATATGCAGAGAATGAGCAGATAGTTTCAATTTTAAAAGATATAGGTATAGATTACGGACAGGGGTATGCCTTCCAAAAACCTATTCCTATCATGGAGGCTATAAAGCCTCGAGCCGATAGGAACGGATATAGGACTTAG
- a CDS encoding helix-turn-helix domain-containing protein, producing MSYDYASILAKNIKRIRHKLDISQMELALRADVSIAFINAIENKQKWVSAATLSKITDALNTTPYELFLTDDISQEDLTIIAGRHAELIKDLNNLLKKHTLGCLKHESLDKNQ from the coding sequence ATGAGTTATGACTATGCATCTATTTTAGCTAAAAATATAAAAAGGATTAGGCATAAGTTGGACATATCCCAGATGGAATTAGCTCTCAGGGCAGATGTTTCAATTGCATTTATCAATGCAATTGAAAATAAGCAAAAATGGGTATCAGCCGCAACCTTATCAAAAATAACGGATGCACTCAATACAACTCCTTATGAATTATTTCTTACAGATGATATAAGTCAAGAAGATTTAACGATAATAGCAGGCCGCCATGCAGAACTTATCAAAGATTTGAATAACTTATTAAAAAAACATACATTAGGCTGCCTCAAACATGAGTCTTTAGATAAAAATCAATGA